One Streptomyces fagopyri DNA window includes the following coding sequences:
- a CDS encoding response regulator transcription factor — MHEPYESAGTGPATVRDAATAPAGAPAPAGHGGARVLVVDDDPTVAEVVSGYLDRAGYLVDRAADGPAALARAAAHWPDLVVLDLMLPGMDGLEVCRRMRGRGPVPVIMLTARGDEDDRILGLEVGADDYVTKPFSPRELVLRVESVLRRARPATAAHPLHAAGLGLDPAARRATKGSVELALTTREFDLLAFFLRHPGRVFSREDLMREVWGWDFGDLSTVTVHVRRLRGKVEDDPARPKLIHTVWGVGYRFDATTSGETV; from the coding sequence ATGCATGAGCCGTACGAATCCGCAGGTACCGGACCGGCGACGGTGCGGGACGCCGCCACCGCCCCGGCCGGCGCCCCCGCCCCCGCCGGGCACGGGGGCGCGCGTGTCCTCGTCGTCGACGACGACCCCACCGTCGCCGAGGTCGTCTCCGGCTACCTCGACCGCGCGGGCTACCTCGTGGACCGTGCCGCGGACGGGCCCGCCGCGCTCGCCCGTGCCGCCGCGCACTGGCCCGACCTGGTGGTGCTGGACCTGATGCTGCCCGGGATGGACGGTCTCGAGGTGTGCCGGCGAATGCGCGGACGCGGTCCCGTGCCCGTCATCATGCTCACCGCGCGGGGCGACGAGGACGACCGGATCCTGGGCCTGGAGGTGGGCGCCGACGACTACGTCACCAAGCCGTTCAGCCCCCGGGAACTGGTGCTGCGCGTGGAGTCCGTACTGCGCCGCGCGCGCCCGGCCACCGCCGCGCACCCGTTGCACGCGGCCGGTCTCGGCCTCGACCCGGCCGCCCGCCGCGCCACCAAGGGGAGCGTCGAACTCGCGCTCACGACAAGGGAGTTCGATCTCCTCGCCTTCTTTCTCCGGCACCCGGGCCGGGTGTTCAGCCGCGAGGACCTGATGCGTGAGGTCTGGGGCTGGGACTTCGGCGACCTCTCGACGGTCACCGTGCACGTACGGCGGCTGCGCGGAAAGGTCGAGGACGATCCGGCGAGACCCAAGCTGATCCACACGGTGTGGGGTGTGGGTTACCGCTTCGACGCCACGACGTCCGGGGAGACGGTCTGA
- a CDS encoding glycosyltransferase family 2 protein — protein sequence MRAVTTSPPADPVVDVVLPCLNEAEALPWVLARIPSGWRALVVDNGSTDGSAELARGLGATVVRETRRGFGAACHAGLTAATADIVCFCDCDASLDPSLLVPFVREVRDGAADLVLGRRRPQGRRAWPAHARAGNVALARMLRRRTGLALHDLGPLRAARREPLLALGLTDRRSGYPLQMVVRAADAGWRVTEHDVPYLPRTGVSKVTGTWRGTWQAVRDMRRVLAEPPVPSRAPAPSPGGTSS from the coding sequence GTGAGAGCCGTGACGACCTCTCCCCCGGCGGACCCCGTAGTCGACGTGGTGCTGCCCTGCCTGAACGAGGCCGAGGCCCTGCCCTGGGTGCTCGCCCGCATTCCGTCCGGCTGGCGCGCGCTGGTCGTGGACAACGGGTCCACGGACGGTTCGGCGGAACTGGCCCGTGGCCTCGGCGCGACCGTCGTGCGCGAGACGCGCCGCGGGTTCGGTGCCGCCTGCCACGCCGGACTGACCGCGGCCACCGCCGACATCGTCTGCTTCTGCGACTGCGACGCCTCCCTCGACCCGTCCCTGCTCGTGCCCTTCGTGCGCGAGGTGCGCGACGGCGCGGCCGACCTGGTGCTGGGGCGCCGGCGCCCGCAGGGGCGACGCGCGTGGCCCGCGCACGCGCGGGCCGGCAACGTCGCGCTCGCCCGGATGCTCCGCCGCCGTACCGGACTGGCCCTGCACGACCTGGGCCCGCTGCGGGCCGCGCGCCGCGAACCGCTGCTCGCCCTCGGTCTCACCGACCGGCGCAGTGGCTACCCGCTGCAGATGGTCGTGCGCGCCGCCGACGCCGGCTGGCGCGTCACCGAGCACGACGTGCCGTATCTCCCGCGCACCGGCGTCTCCAAGGTCACCGGCACCTGGCGCGGCACCTGGCAGGCGGTACGGGACATGCGCCGCGTGCTGGCGGAGCCGCCCGTCCCGTCCCGCGCCCCCGCCCCGTCCCCAGGAGGAACCTCCTCGTGA
- a CDS encoding TIGR04282 family arsenosugar biosynthesis glycosyltransferase: MCTLLVIAKEPRPGRVKTRLTPPFTPRQAASLAEAALVDTLLAVASTPARRRVLVLDGTPGPWLPPGVDVVPQCAGGLDERLAAALAGCAGPALLIGMDTPQVTPELLTVDFAACDAYFGPAEDGGFWALGLAVPDPDLVRGVPMSTDTTGAAQRERLTAAGLRVRDLPRLRDVDTAYDAGLVAAAAPRGRFAAELARVEAGARR; the protein is encoded by the coding sequence CTGTGCACCCTGCTCGTCATCGCCAAGGAACCGCGGCCGGGACGGGTGAAGACCCGGCTCACCCCGCCGTTCACGCCCCGCCAGGCGGCGTCGCTCGCCGAGGCGGCACTCGTGGACACCCTGCTCGCGGTGGCGTCGACGCCCGCACGGCGCCGGGTGCTGGTCCTCGACGGCACGCCGGGTCCGTGGCTGCCGCCCGGCGTCGACGTCGTACCGCAGTGCGCGGGCGGCCTGGACGAACGTCTGGCCGCCGCCCTCGCGGGCTGCGCCGGTCCCGCCCTGCTCATCGGCATGGACACGCCGCAGGTGACGCCCGAACTCCTCACCGTGGACTTCGCGGCCTGCGACGCGTACTTCGGACCGGCGGAGGACGGCGGTTTCTGGGCGCTCGGGCTCGCCGTCCCGGACCCGGATCTCGTGCGGGGCGTACCGATGTCCACGGACACCACCGGGGCCGCGCAGCGGGAGCGGCTGACCGCCGCGGGGCTGCGGGTCCGCGATCTGCCGCGCCTGCGGGACGTCGACACGGCGTACGACGCCGGACTCGTCGCGGCCGCGGCACCGCGTGGACGGTTCGCCGCCGAACTCGCCCGCGTCGAAGCCGGGGCCCGGCGGTGA
- a CDS encoding class I SAM-dependent methyltransferase — protein MPGHPGPGLAPHAETGPPRHPGPGPAAHPGRGRARRGAAGVSPAPAAGEQAAPWSSDPYADALRVGRGPLYLSRTDGWLLPLEVERWCAGADTADLEVLRRCEGTVLDVGCGPGRLIAALAAQGRRALGIDISEAAVEHTVRLGGQALHRSVFDPVPGEGRWGTALLIDGNLGIGGDPAALLDRVDQLLSPGGLLIVETVPVDVDERVRVRVADGRGAAGSPFLWARLGTPALLRHARPAGWHPDGQWSTGGRSFVALRSRSASSTAEPPKSTAVITSQRVRKPLPARPAADR, from the coding sequence CTGCCCGGGCACCCCGGACCCGGCCTCGCCCCGCACGCCGAAACAGGCCCCCCTCGCCACCCAGGCCCCGGCCCCGCCGCGCACCCCGGACGGGGCCGCGCGCGGCGGGGCGCGGCGGGCGTCTCCCCCGCGCCGGCGGCCGGTGAGCAGGCCGCGCCCTGGTCGAGCGATCCGTACGCCGACGCGCTGCGCGTCGGTCGCGGCCCCCTCTATCTGAGCCGTACGGACGGCTGGCTGCTGCCGCTGGAGGTGGAGCGGTGGTGCGCCGGGGCCGACACCGCGGACCTGGAGGTGCTGCGACGCTGCGAGGGGACCGTGCTCGACGTGGGTTGCGGCCCCGGCCGGCTGATCGCGGCGCTCGCCGCGCAGGGGCGGCGGGCCCTGGGCATCGACATCAGCGAGGCCGCCGTCGAACACACCGTCCGGCTCGGCGGACAGGCACTGCACCGGTCGGTCTTCGACCCCGTTCCCGGAGAGGGCCGCTGGGGTACCGCCCTCCTGATCGACGGCAACCTCGGGATCGGCGGCGACCCGGCCGCCCTGCTCGACCGGGTGGACCAACTCCTGTCACCAGGAGGGCTGTTGATCGTCGAAACAGTGCCTGTCGATGTCGACGAACGGGTGCGGGTGCGGGTCGCCGACGGCCGGGGAGCCGCCGGTTCACCCTTCCTCTGGGCCCGCCTGGGCACCCCGGCGCTGCTGCGGCACGCGCGGCCCGCCGGCTGGCACCCCGACGGTCAGTGGTCGACCGGCGGCCGCTCCTTCGTCGCCCTGCGCAGCCGCAGCGCGAGCAGTACCGCGGAACCGCCGAAGAGCACCGCCGTGATCACCAGCCAGCGGGTCAGGAAGCCGTTGCCCGCCAGGCCGGCGGCGGACCGGTAG